The following proteins are co-located in the Flammeovirga kamogawensis genome:
- a CDS encoding RrF2 family transcriptional regulator: MFSKACTYGIRAMILITKKSQEGCRIGVKEISKDTDTPEPFVAKILQQLTKLGLIQSNKGPKGGFSISDEQKETTLYTIVKAIDGDTLMTGCGLGFHECSEERPCPMHNKFKSVRAGLNDMLSETTLGELSTDVVDGLSFLQG; this comes from the coding sequence ATGTTTTCAAAAGCGTGTACATATGGTATCCGTGCCATGATTTTAATTACAAAAAAGAGTCAGGAAGGGTGCAGAATTGGTGTTAAAGAAATTTCAAAAGATACAGATACTCCAGAGCCTTTTGTAGCTAAAATATTACAACAACTCACAAAGTTAGGTTTAATACAATCTAATAAGGGGCCAAAAGGAGGGTTCTCTATTTCTGATGAGCAGAAAGAGACCACATTATATACTATTGTGAAAGCAATAGATGGAGATACACTAATGACAGGGTGCGGTCTTGGTTTTCACGAATGTTCTGAGGAGCGCCCATGTCCAATGCACAATAAATTTAAGTCGGTTAGAGCAGGGTTAAATGATATGTTATCAGAAACTACACTTGGAGAATTAAGTACAGATGTAGTAGATGGATTGTCTTTTTTACAAGGATAA
- a CDS encoding PepSY-associated TM helix domain-containing protein: protein MSKLGKSIYKKVQKWHKYIGISISIVLVWMSISGILLNHPNLIAGVGVNQNFIPDDYLPQNWNRGGILDAVHIGSDTIFLAGKQGIWKSINKGKSFSSAMNNGFPEEIFYQKTNDLLYLKHENSLFAATFGGVYKLNLLNNKWCYIPTKSSNKEQFVKLLKVKNNLFAVSQSGIYLYNNSTLLPQNLLKDKRTTMNLIQFTFALHSGWLWGTTGRVIYDFVALILIFLSITSLYITFRKKVKIEDKTKRKKRNNRLGFMIKYHTQIGVWTSLILLIIGGTGLFMRPPLLVALVGGKVPLKYIPSSINYNPWYHTIRNALYDKKTDRIVFDTTEGIYEGNSNLESSFTKTDWDVNIFVMGATVFEPLANGHFLIGSFYGLFDYQRGDNFSIDVITNLKTPKYSSLQRPSDYMVMSHFSHPDSTNYITTFQQGLLALNQPKHNSYYAVPHQLIENYRMPLWNYMFELHNGRLFHFFMNKWGILFIPLISLLFIILTISGVYEYGYRKKSKIKKFFKKH, encoded by the coding sequence ATGAGTAAATTAGGTAAAAGTATATACAAGAAAGTACAAAAATGGCATAAATACATTGGTATTTCTATATCAATTGTACTTGTATGGATGAGTATTTCGGGAATACTCCTTAACCACCCTAATTTAATAGCAGGAGTTGGTGTTAATCAAAATTTTATTCCAGACGATTACCTTCCTCAAAATTGGAACAGAGGAGGAATTTTAGATGCAGTTCATATTGGCTCTGACACTATTTTTTTGGCAGGGAAACAAGGTATTTGGAAAAGCATCAATAAAGGAAAGTCATTTTCTTCTGCTATGAATAACGGTTTTCCTGAAGAAATTTTCTATCAAAAAACAAACGACTTACTTTACTTAAAACATGAAAACTCTTTATTTGCTGCCACTTTTGGTGGAGTTTATAAGCTAAATTTATTAAACAATAAATGGTGCTATATTCCTACAAAATCATCTAATAAAGAACAATTTGTAAAACTCCTAAAAGTAAAAAATAACCTATTTGCTGTAAGTCAATCCGGAATATATTTATATAATAATTCAACATTACTACCTCAAAACCTTTTAAAAGACAAGCGAACTACAATGAATTTAATTCAATTTACGTTTGCCTTACACAGTGGTTGGTTATGGGGTACTACTGGTAGAGTTATTTACGATTTTGTAGCACTTATATTGATTTTCCTTTCTATTACTTCACTGTACATTACATTTAGAAAGAAGGTAAAAATTGAAGATAAGACAAAGAGAAAAAAGAGAAATAACCGACTAGGTTTTATGATTAAATACCATACTCAAATTGGAGTTTGGACTTCTTTAATTCTCCTTATTATTGGAGGTACAGGTTTATTTATGCGTCCTCCCCTTTTGGTAGCTCTTGTTGGTGGTAAAGTTCCATTAAAGTACATACCCTCTTCTATTAATTATAACCCTTGGTATCATACTATAAGGAATGCTTTATATGATAAAAAAACAGATAGGATAGTTTTTGATACAACCGAAGGTATATACGAAGGAAATAGTAATTTAGAATCCTCTTTTACTAAAACTGATTGGGATGTAAATATTTTTGTGATGGGGGCAACAGTATTTGAGCCTCTAGCGAATGGCCATTTTTTAATAGGTTCTTTCTATGGTCTTTTTGATTACCAACGAGGAGATAATTTTAGTATTGATGTAATTACCAATCTTAAAACACCTAAATATTCATCTTTACAAAGACCCAGTGATTATATGGTAATGTCTCATTTTTCACATCCAGATAGCACCAATTACATTACCACTTTTCAACAAGGCTTACTGGCTTTAAATCAACCTAAGCATAACAGCTATTATGCTGTCCCTCATCAATTAATTGAAAATTATAGAATGCCTTTATGGAATTATATGTTTGAATTACATAATGGCCGATTATTTCACTTTTTTATGAACAAGTGGGGTATTTTATTCATTCCTTTAATCAGTCTATTATTTATAATACTAACAATTAGTGGAGTATATGAATATGGCTACAGGAAAAAATCTAAAATCAAGAAGTTTTTCAAAAAGCATTAA
- the ric gene encoding iron-sulfur cluster repair di-iron protein: protein MNFETQNTVGSVVAKDLRFADVFKKNGIDFCCGGGATIEAACEGKNIDPKEILRQIEEMEATNSKVVGIDFNTFPLDLLVDYIEKTHHRYIRENVPLIIQYVDKVASVHGDRHPELVEVRDLFHGCATEITNHLAKEENILFPYIKQLVEADLSGSQISMAPFGSVKNPIAMMIEEHEGEGARFEKISTLTNNYTAPEDACMTYRVTFDKLKDFEEDLHNHVHLENNILFLRAAELENRLVK from the coding sequence ATGAATTTTGAAACACAAAACACAGTAGGAAGCGTAGTAGCAAAAGACCTTAGATTTGCAGATGTTTTTAAGAAAAATGGCATCGATTTTTGTTGTGGCGGAGGAGCTACTATAGAAGCAGCTTGCGAAGGTAAAAATATTGATCCTAAAGAAATTTTACGTCAAATTGAAGAGATGGAGGCTACTAACTCTAAAGTAGTAGGTATTGATTTTAATACTTTCCCACTAGACTTACTGGTTGATTACATAGAAAAAACACACCATAGATATATTCGTGAAAATGTACCTCTAATTATACAGTATGTAGATAAAGTTGCTTCAGTTCATGGTGATCGTCACCCAGAATTAGTAGAAGTTAGAGATTTGTTTCACGGTTGTGCTACAGAAATTACTAACCATTTAGCTAAAGAAGAAAACATCTTGTTCCCTTATATTAAGCAATTGGTAGAAGCAGATCTTAGTGGTTCACAAATTTCAATGGCTCCATTTGGATCAGTTAAAAATCCAATTGCCATGATGATAGAAGAACATGAAGGTGAAGGTGCTAGGTTTGAAAAAATATCAACCTTAACCAATAATTACACTGCACCAGAAGATGCTTGTATGACGTATAGAGTAACATTTGATAAATTGAAAGATTTTGAAGAAGATTTACATAACCATGTTCATTTAGAAAATAACATCTTATTTTTAAGAGCTGCTGAATTAGAAAATAGATTAGTTAAATAA
- a CDS encoding DUF4251 domain-containing protein: protein MNTSIIRKITFAITLLFGFTLTTAIAQETTLTKKEQKALKKEEKRKAKEQKKAEQEAYEKIIHEQAVTAIDSQQFVLEANQLYDRRGRTVNVQSNINFIKVSGDVGVVQIGSASLVGYNGVGGITVDGKISDWKVRFDEKSKRTYVSFNIMGPTLTAKVTYDLDGVGNYANCRIDGVFSSSQLKMRGILKPNSQSKTYQGMIRY from the coding sequence ATGAATACGTCTATAATTAGAAAGATCACATTTGCAATAACATTGTTATTTGGTTTTACTTTAACAACTGCAATTGCACAAGAAACAACTTTAACAAAAAAGGAACAAAAGGCTTTAAAAAAAGAAGAAAAGCGTAAGGCAAAAGAACAAAAGAAAGCTGAGCAAGAAGCTTATGAAAAAATAATTCATGAACAAGCTGTTACTGCTATAGATAGCCAACAATTTGTGCTTGAAGCAAATCAACTTTACGACCGAAGAGGTAGAACTGTAAACGTACAATCTAATATCAACTTTATTAAAGTATCTGGCGATGTTGGAGTTGTTCAAATTGGTTCTGCAAGTCTTGTAGGATATAATGGTGTTGGTGGTATTACCGTTGATGGTAAAATATCAGATTGGAAAGTTAGGTTTGATGAAAAATCTAAAAGAACGTATGTATCTTTTAATATAATGGGACCAACCTTAACAGCTAAGGTTACTTATGATCTTGATGGTGTTGGTAACTATGCAAACTGTAGAATAGATGGTGTATTTAGTTCTAGTCAGTTAAAAATGCGTGGTATACTTAAGCCAAATAGCCAAAGTAAAACATACCAAGGTATGATTAGATACTAA
- a CDS encoding translation initiation factor eIF-2B: MKNILLSISVLFMFLTSCTLDVTHPEPEGVVKYEGHTDKNTKVYIDLKGNLIVGYSIQVSGELNDYKVEKTFKDTNMVGYAFKAKNQIFINLSENDPFMSYVTGDVVNNQIIGEYQIAELNEVLNKYFIVAKGTFKLSQKK, translated from the coding sequence ATGAAAAATATATTACTCTCTATATCAGTCCTATTTATGTTTCTAACTAGCTGTACGCTAGATGTTACTCACCCAGAACCAGAAGGTGTAGTAAAATATGAAGGACATACAGATAAAAATACTAAAGTATATATTGACCTGAAAGGTAATCTAATAGTTGGCTATTCTATTCAAGTATCAGGAGAATTGAATGACTATAAAGTAGAAAAAACATTTAAGGATACAAATATGGTTGGATATGCTTTTAAAGCGAAGAATCAAATTTTTATTAATTTATCCGAAAACGATCCATTTATGTCTTATGTAACAGGGGATGTAGTGAACAATCAAATTATTGGCGAGTACCAAATAGCAGAATTAAATGAAGTTTTAAATAAATACTTTATTGTTGCAAAAGGTACTTTTAAATTAAGTCAAAAAAAATAA
- a CDS encoding lysophospholipid acyltransferase family protein translates to MTRFLFTIFVKPISYLPFSVLYFISDILNFIVYRVIGYRVKVVRANLKNSFADKSEEELLKIERGFYRHFTDFLVENIKLLTISKKELFERCTIGDISILEKYKDRNLALVAGHYSNWEYVAAAINSFIDQQVVCIYSPLKNEHVNNQIKKSRGICGMELLPKQEVNSYLGTGFKDEKKALIFAADQSPTFTKKVVWTEFLHQETAVFYGPEIISKRLDMVVLYLKLGKTSRGQFTIDIELIEDKPKATNFGDITEKHVRLLERDIMAQPECWLWSHKRWKRTKTAKEVLIKPRAVAV, encoded by the coding sequence ATGACTCGCTTCTTATTTACAATATTTGTAAAACCGATTTCCTATTTACCATTCTCAGTACTGTACTTTATATCAGATATATTGAATTTTATAGTATATCGTGTAATTGGGTATAGAGTAAAGGTAGTAAGGGCTAATTTAAAAAACTCTTTCGCAGATAAATCTGAAGAAGAACTTCTAAAAATTGAAAGAGGCTTTTACCGACATTTCACAGATTTTCTTGTAGAAAATATTAAGCTCTTAACTATTTCTAAAAAGGAATTATTTGAGAGATGTACTATTGGAGATATCAGTATTTTAGAAAAATATAAAGACAGAAACTTAGCATTAGTTGCTGGTCATTATAGTAATTGGGAATACGTAGCTGCAGCAATTAATTCTTTTATAGACCAACAAGTTGTCTGCATATATTCTCCATTGAAGAATGAACATGTAAATAATCAAATTAAGAAATCTAGAGGTATCTGCGGAATGGAATTATTACCTAAACAAGAGGTAAATAGTTATTTAGGTACTGGATTTAAGGACGAGAAAAAAGCATTAATTTTTGCAGCAGATCAATCACCAACGTTCACTAAAAAAGTGGTATGGACGGAGTTTTTACACCAAGAAACTGCTGTATTTTATGGTCCAGAAATAATTTCTAAGAGATTAGATATGGTGGTATTGTATTTAAAATTAGGTAAAACGAGTAGAGGTCAATTTACAATTGATATCGAACTTATTGAAGATAAACCAAAGGCAACTAATTTTGGAGATATTACAGAAAAGCATGTTAGGCTTTTGGAAAGAGATATTATGGCACAACCAGAATGTTGGTTATGGTCGCATAAAAGATGGAAAAGAACAAAAACAGCGAAAGAGGTATTAATTAAACCTAGAGCTGTAGCAGTTTAA